CTCTGGATAACGGCTTTTTACGCCGTGGACAGGGCCTAAGGACGCCACAGGACGTTTGTGCGCCGGAAAGTCTCGTTACCTTGGGCGTCGTTGGGCAAGTTCGGCAAATGATGGGGCGTCGTCAGTGGTAGGGGCGCGGCGTCTGTTTTCGGAGGCACAACCGTGAGAATCCGCTTTGTGGTCAGCGCCTGTCTGGCGGGCATCCCTTGTCGCTATGACGGCAGGGCCAACACCTGCTCCGCCGTTGTGCGTCTGGTGGCCTCAGGCTGTGCTGTGCCGGCCTGTCCGGAATGGCTGGGCGGCCTGCCTACGCCGCGCCCGCCTTGTGAACTTCACCACGAGCGCGTGTGCACATGCGACGGTGTGGATGTGACCGCAGCCTTTATGCTGGGAGCCCAAAGGGCGACCGACCTGGCCTTGCGGCAAGGCTGCACAGCCGCCATCCTCAAGAGTCGTTCGCCTTCCTGCGGTGCGGGGCAGGTTTATGACGGCTCTTTCAGCGGCGTGTTGCGGTCCGGCCAGGGACTGTGGGCGCGTTTACTGCTGGAAAAAGAATTGCGTCTTTTTTCTGAGGAGGCCTTGCCGCCGCTTGGGGTATAGGGGCTCTACCTCAAAAACGGGGACAGCGATTCGCAGAGAGAGGTGGTCCCCATATCCCCCAACGAGAAAAGGGAATTCATGTTTCCATGAATTCCCTTTAAATCTCTGGTCGGGATGAAAGGATTTGAACCTTCGACCCCTTGAACCCCATTCAAGTGCGCTCCCAGACTGCGCTACATCCCGACGCGAGAAATGTTCTTACGCGGCAACCGTCCTGCTGTCAAGAAAATTTCAGAAAAAAGAGCAGATAATGTTCAGGTCCGGTACAGGGCCAGGCCCACCAAGGGCGGCAGGTAGAGGGTGATGTCTTCCAGCCCGGTCTTGGGCGTGAAGCCGCCGGGGCGGGTAAAGTGTTCTGTGGGGCGGCTGCGCGGGTCCAGATTGCCGTGTCCGGCAAAGCGGGGTTCGTCTGAAGAAAGCAACTCTACATAGCGGCCCGGCGTTACGCCAAAAGTCACGTCGCTGTTGGGCGTTAGCTCGTGGAAGTTAAAAGCCAGCAGCAGTCTGCCCCGTTCAAAGGCCAGTAGGCGTTTGTCTTCATGGATGTACCGGAACAGCGGGGCTGTGCTAAAATTGCACAGGAAAGGCCGCACCAGCTCCAGCAGTTGTGCTTTGTCCCAGGCGGCCAGGGCGGCGTATTTGAGGTCCGACCGCTCGGCCAGCCGCCATAGCCTATGGGCGTGGGCTTCGGCGTCCAGCCATTCCGGATGGCCGAATTCATTGCCCATAAAGTTGAGGTAGCCCGCGTCCGCGGTGGCAAGGGTGATAAAGCGCATGAGCCGGTAAAAGGCCAGCCCGCGCGAGATCTTCCAGTCTTCCGCAGCCAGGCCCATGCCGGTATACATGGCCGGGCCAAGCAGCCGCCAGATCATGGCGTCTTCGCCGTTAATGCACTGGTCGTGGCACTCCACATAACTGATGGTGCGGTCATAGGGGCGGTGGTTGGTCATTTCGTGCCACAGGCTGCCCATATCGCGCGGGCTCTGCACGCATTTGGCCCAGTAGTCGGGAATGCCCATGGCAAAGCGGTAGTCAAAGCCCAGCCCTCCCGCTTCGGGCGGACAGGTCAGGCCCGGCATGCCGGAAAATTCTTCGGCTATGGTCACGGCGGCGGGGTGGATTTCGTGCGTCAGGGCGTTGGCCAGGCAGAGGTACAGTTCGCCGTCCGCGTCGGCGCGGGGCTGATTGTCCTTGCCGTAAAAGCAGCGTCCCGCATGCGAAAAATCGTCGTCCAGGCCGTGATCCAGATACAGAATGTTGCCCACGGCGTCAAAGCGGAAGCCGTCCACACGAAACTCTTCCAGCCAGTAGCGGCAGTTGGAGAGCAGAAAACGCCGCGCCGTCTCCTGGTTGAAGTCAAAAGAAGGCGTGCCCCACTGATTGTACTGGGGCTTGAAAAAATACGGACTGCCGTCATAGGCGGCCAGGCCCTGCTCGGTATTGGGGCAGGCGTGGCCGTGGGGAATGTCCAGCAGCACGGCCAGACCCAGGCCGTGGGCGGCGTCTACCAAAGCCTTGAACTGGTCCGGCGTGCCGCAGCGGGAGGTGGGCGCAAAGTAGCTGCTGACCTGATAGCCGAAGGAGCGGTAGAGCGGATGTTCCAGAATGCCCATGAGCTGCACGGCTGTGTAGCCGTCAGCCTTGATGCGGGGCAGCACCTGCCGGATAAAATCCGTATAGCTGCCTACACGTTCGCCGTGGTGGTCCGTATCGGCCTGGGCCATGCCCACATGGGCCTCGTAAATGCGCGGAAAGGGCGTGCGCGCCGGCCGACGGCGGCGAAAGCGGTAGGGCTGTTCCGGCCGCCAAATGCGGGCGCACCACTGGGTGGGCGTTAGCGCGTCCTGTTCCACCCAGACGGCAAAGGCCGGCACGCGTTTGAGGAGGCCGGCTTCTGCGGCGCTGGTGTTATTGTCCGTGTCCTGAGGCCGGGGCTGCACGCGCAGTTCCACATAGCTGCCGTGCCCCAGGGCGGCTTCGGGCAGAACCAGTTCAAAAATATCTCCGGCCAGCCGCTGAAAGCGACAACGGGCGTGGCGTTGAAACCGTCCTTTGTCCGTGACCAGCCAGACGGCTTCGGCCTGCGGCAGGTATTCCCGCCACCGCCAGACGCGACCGCCCCCCGGCCTGCGCAGCAGATGCGGCCCCAGCACCCGGTGCAGGTTGGCATAGGCCCGCAGAGAACCGTAACG
This is a stretch of genomic DNA from Desulfovibrio legallii. It encodes these proteins:
- a CDS encoding alpha-amylase family glycosyl hydrolase is translated as MPTPFPRPLDTLPRNPFEDPALEPYRPFLQARSRRFAAEAERIRSRYGSLRAYANLHRVLGPHLLRRPGGGRVWRWREYLPQAEAVWLVTDKGRFQRHARCRFQRLAGDIFELVLPEAALGHGSYVELRVQPRPQDTDNNTSAAEAGLLKRVPAFAVWVEQDALTPTQWCARIWRPEQPYRFRRRRPARTPFPRIYEAHVGMAQADTDHHGERVGSYTDFIRQVLPRIKADGYTAVQLMGILEHPLYRSFGYQVSSYFAPTSRCGTPDQFKALVDAAHGLGLAVLLDIPHGHACPNTEQGLAAYDGSPYFFKPQYNQWGTPSFDFNQETARRFLLSNCRYWLEEFRVDGFRFDAVGNILYLDHGLDDDFSHAGRCFYGKDNQPRADADGELYLCLANALTHEIHPAAVTIAEEFSGMPGLTCPPEAGGLGFDYRFAMGIPDYWAKCVQSPRDMGSLWHEMTNHRPYDRTISYVECHDQCINGEDAMIWRLLGPAMYTGMGLAAEDWKISRGLAFYRLMRFITLATADAGYLNFMGNEFGHPEWLDAEAHAHRLWRLAERSDLKYAALAAWDKAQLLELVRPFLCNFSTAPLFRYIHEDKRLLAFERGRLLLAFNFHELTPNSDVTFGVTPGRYVELLSSDEPRFAGHGNLDPRSRPTEHFTRPGGFTPKTGLEDITLYLPPLVGLALYRT
- a CDS encoding DUF523 domain-containing protein, which gives rise to MRIRFVVSACLAGIPCRYDGRANTCSAVVRLVASGCAVPACPEWLGGLPTPRPPCELHHERVCTCDGVDVTAAFMLGAQRATDLALRQGCTAAILKSRSPSCGAGQVYDGSFSGVLRSGQGLWARLLLEKELRLFSEEALPPLGV